The DNA segment AATATCTTTACCAAAACAATAAGTTAGGACTAAAGTGATTGTAACCCAAGAATAAGGGAAGGGGTTGCAAACGCGGAGGTATGAATAAATGTAAGGTAAAGTATCATGGAAACTTTTGTTTTAAGAGCCAAATTGTAATTTACCTCTTCTACTAAAAAAAACAGATAAATTAATTCTactatattagattaaagagtaagtTCATCCCTTTGTAAGGTTAAAACTGACGTAGCTGACAGACTAACTTGACAATAATGCATGACATACCATGTGTATCTTTCGTTGACATACAATGgtcaatttttaatataaaaaaattaatttactttttgatctaatatgcagaaataatttatctatttttttaatataaaaatcgaaaaataatttaatttatgataCAATCACATCCATTATTCTTTTATCTCAAtgaatgtaaatatatacctgCCATCCTTTGGGAATGTGATAGCCATCAAAAGTGATGTCTTTGGTGACTAGCCTGAAACTGCCTAGCATTGGGGGATTGACCCTCATGAGTTCTTGAGCTACTCTCCATGTATATTTCATCATTTGTATTTCACTCCATGCTAGCTTTCCACCATTTTCTTTCATGGCTTTAAGTACTTCATTTTGCTCTACACAATAAAAATATCGTGTCGAAGACAATGTCAAATAATTAGGGATAACAATCAAGCaagatagaatatattttttttttttgcttgtccAAGCTTTCCACCCGattatgaaaataagaaaaaatattattaattttgaagGTGAttgaataattttgtattaaaaaataaaaaatattattaattttgaagGTGAttgaataattttgtattaaaaaatcaagataaaattataaattttaggtttaaaaaaGTCTAATTTAGATTGTTGGACCGACAAGCAAACCACTTGAGCATGAAATCGATGATTTGATCAGTTTGATCGTCGATtcgattattaaaatattgagttAAGCTATGTGAGTTTAATCTAAACcgaaaaaataaaagtaaaatcttcaaataCATACCTTCAATCACCTTGCTAGAAACCTCTGGATCCCTAGAAAGATGTCTCACAAAAAGGGTAAGCAAAATGGCAGTTGTATCATGGCTAGCCATAATCAACGATAGGAAAACATCAATAATTTCATCTTCCAACAAAGGTTGTCCATTTTCATCCCTCAAAGCAAGGAGACAAGATACGATGTTGTCATCTTCAGTGTCCACATTGCCTTCATCTTCTTGTTTTTTTCTTGTCCTCACCATTGTTGAAAGCTTTTGGCAAAGCCTTTGACGTGCTTTTATGGCTGTATGAAACACAGTGCCCGGGAAATCTAAAGGAATGGCCCATACTCCTTTGACGGTGAGTGTAAAGTCTTTTAATAGTTCGTCTTTTAAGTCACCGTCGGGTAATCCGAACAGTATGCTGCATGTgatgttgaatgttattttcttcatTAGTGGCACGATTTTTATTGAATCCTTGCCTTGAAGTTCCTGTTTATTACAAAGATTGAattgggttaatttttttattaggtgTAGGGGATGGAGGAACACGATTCGTATCCGTGTTAAATGGGTCATTAAGAAGATTTTAATTATCTCTCCATACAAGTCGAAAATTCATCTTCATTAATCCAAATTCAAATAGTAAATGATAGTAGAAGTCACTCAACTattgtttttttatcttttttgtcatctaattatgaaaagttacaaaataatcattcAATCAATTTTGACTTTTTTGGTCACCAGCCAACTAATCTAAAAAATAGAAACACTCAAAAATCAAAGATAATTGGGtgaccataaaaaataaaattgaatagttgagtgataattttgtaatttttaatagttggatgactaaaaaaattactaatagttgGATGACATTTTGgtaacttttcacaatttgatgacaaaaaaaaatgaatcatAGTTAGGTGACTACTAATATAGTTTACCCTTAACTTCATAAAAGATCAAAAACCTGAACTGTTTAATCTAGaacaaaaaattattcaaatcaaGAATAACTCCAACTCAGAATAATTTGAACGATTGACTTGAAATGACCTCATTGACAAACTAGAATGACTTAATCCCAAAATGGTTCGAATTTGAATTAATACAAACCCGAAATAAAtctaaacccaaaataaaaccaaaattttaaaattcaaatctacTCTTGCCAGATTAATCTGACCTAAAACCTAGCTAGTTTGAATTACACCTTAAATAAGGGAGAGCACTAAATATTTTACCCCTTAACTAAAGGGGGCCAAAGCCGCTCCCTGTTCCCCTAGCTATGCCTCTATACTCTTATTGGTATCGCCCCTACCTTAAACCCAACGAAATGAAGTATATATACACTAAATGTGAATTAAATCAATCGgttcaattataaaaattaatagccAATAACCGATCAACTTCAAACTTAACTTCCATAACTGAAATGATCGAACCGATTCaacaaaaaatatatactaaggcttcgtttggatgggcgattgactgcggtgcggtgcgtttaatttactttttgtctcacgctacagtatcgctacagtatctaatctcaccgccactgctgtttttacactaaccgcaactAAACGCACCGcctatccaaactcaccctaaatgTTAATAAAATCGATCGGTtcaattatgaaaattaataGCGAAAAACAAACCAACCTCATTCTAACCACTTGCAACACAAGCTTAACTTCCATAACCAATATGATCGAACCGGTTCAACAAAAGATCATTGGTTCGAACCAACTTGGTTCACTCTACCTTGAATAACTGTTGCCGGACCAGCGAATCCATTTTGGAAGCAAACCGTTGAATACTTTCCGGTTTCAAAAAGTTAACAATCGCACCCCTGATAAGCTTATGTCTAAACCCCGACATCTCAAAAAGGCTGTTCTTCCCAAGCACCTTAACCACCGATGTCGGTTGATTAAACGAGACACCATCAGCACTACCACTGAACACGAACCGGTTCCCGACTTGACCCGTCATGATCACCATTTTCGAACCCAAGATCGAGGTTTTAAACACCGGTCCATACTTCTTAACCCGGTTCAGAATCCATTCTTGGgtcttatcttgcttttgtgacTTCACAAAGCTGATGGAGTCTCCAATGAATGGGTAACCTAATGAACCGGGTGGAAGCTTTTTGCCTGAAATTGGTGAGAGTAATATGAATTTGAAGCAAATGAAAACAGCAAATGAAGCTCCTAAGATTATAGATAGCAACTGTGGGTTTAAGGTAGAAAATGGGTTTGTAATGGAAGTGAGGATGCTGTCCATTTTTGGGGTTTGAGTAGGGATTTTAAAGATCAGACATAACCATTTTATAGAGACAAAACACAGTTTTGTAATAATGTCTTTATCAGATATCAGTTTGAGACCGTGTTTTTAgcttgaaatgtttttgtctacACTCTACTCCGGGAACCTCACTTTTTCTTGGAATAGTAGTTACCAATGAAGTTGATTTAAATAAAtcactaaaataaaatattaaaaaataataaaaatcaatatctGATAAATTAGACATTCTCGAATCAAATATAAGAGAAATTATTTGGTGGATCTTTCTCATCACATCTTTTATgctctttttttaattatttaatgatatttagtaaaatttttatgtCATTGACgtgtaattttattaatttttttaccttGAATCCTAACTCGAATCTTGAGCTTGAATGTTAAATTTAAACCTTAAACTcctaaaattttaggttcatGTTTAAGGTTTAAGTTTCAAACACGAGATTTGAGTTCAAAATTCAAGATTTGATGTTCGAAATTTAGATTTAAGTTTgagtttcaaaatcaaaattttgaataaaaaattattaaaattatatattaataatataaaaagtattaaaatattattaaataattaacgTAATAAGAAGTGttgataaaataatttctccgaaTATAGAATAAGATTGACGAGGATATGCTACCAAGTCATCTGCTGGCTTTACTTGCTTGATTGGTTCAAACCACCACGCCTTTCtgacataatattttaaaattgatgtTGTCGATTGCATTGGACGGCATTGGCAATTTAAGTACTTAGTTGTCTTAATTTGCTCCAATGTCTTccaaaaaacaaacaattttattcataaaataatagACTCATTGGAAACTTTATATTTGTATTGTCCTCAAAACGAATATATTTTGCCTCTTACATTTTCAACTTATTTTTCGTATCTGTATAtgtcaattaaaatatattttattatttattaaagtatttatatttatttcataaaaaataagactttataaataaaaaaggaaaaaaataagacGATTTTTACTAAGTAATTGAAAGTATATAGGGAACAATgtagataatattattaaattattcctgaattaagaataaatataaaattatagggactaaattagtaaatataaaatgtgaaagttcttatgaaaaattttaaaaaaaggctaagggatttatgttgcaaataaccCATTGTCATTACTGGATTAATCTAAATTTTAGTATGggtacaattaaaaaaaaagttttatattttattatggtaTTTATAACAATTAAGAAATGGAACAAATTCATAAAAGGTGAAAtttgtataataaaaaaaatatttactgcTAATGATTGCAATAATATTTATATGAATGATGATATACCTTTAAATtaggaaaattaattatttttttaagaatttaatgtaatatattaattatttttttattgtcttTTTAAAGTTCACTCCGATCATAAATCAGTCATTAATTGGAAAAgtaaaagtaatatttttaacCAACAAAATTCACTTAAATCGCATAAtaagtttgatttaattttttacaaaacttaaataAGTATCATAAATTTACTTATTAGTAactaaaaggaaataaaatattaagggtCTTATATGTGTTATATTATAAGATTTCAATTCATAAAATAAGTTGGGTCTCTTTTTCTtatcttgttttgtttttgttattcTACTTTCTTGATTGACATGGATCTCAAATGTAGTATCAGAGTTATTTCTTAGCAATATTTCATCAAGATCTATTTTagcttttcattctttttctttgtgaTTCGTTAATGTCATGGTTTTTTGCTCGTGGTTCTGAAGTTTTTGATTCTCAATCACTTGAGTGCTTCAAGGAACTCTTTCTCTTTTCAATATGTTTTGCTAATTTTTCTCAACTTCTTAAAGGTGCTTAAGTTTACTCTTTAGAAATCTCATTCTGATTGGTTACTTTCACTGTCTTGagatctttattttatttgtgttgGATTTGATTCCCCCATCATAAGATGTTGTTGCTTTTccttttgttaattatttatttgtagcGTATGTTGAAGcctctataataaaaaaaaaaacctaattttgtCTGAATTCCTTTATTTGAATTTCAGAGCAAGTGGTCTTTAAGTtctcaaaaataaattttggacTTATTTGAATTTTTGGTTCACTCACGACACTAATTGGATTTCGCTTTGGttgtaaagattaaattgaatatttgatattcaaTAGAAGACTAAATTTATAGTCAACTTTTTTAGGAATTTATGAAACAGGTTTTATCgtagaaataaaataaggagagaGAGAATGTAATTTGATTTAggtttttttggaattttttgttGTTGATATATTAGAATAATTAGAGTTTTTAAGAATAAGAAATTTAGGAGGATAATTAAGAGTTTTGATTAggattaatttagataatatatgtgataatattagataaatataatttttgtttaaattaatagatttttttgaACTTTAGGATTAATTAAACTTTCAAATTGATTTTTAAcccaaaaaattagaaaaatatagcttttgtcttttagtttaaaaatattttttcactgaaaaaattttctatttaatatCGATTATGATGGTTAAAAAGCCTAATGTTTGGGCTTAAAGCAATTTCcattaatataaaaactatataagtGGTATTAACGGGTAGACCTGTTCATGAGTCAGGCTGGATCGAGACctacatttaaaaaattttctaggcTCAAACTCGAGCTTGCCTCAACCCACCCAAAAACTCATAGCactattttagaaataaaaaaattaacatttatataattt comes from the Gossypium hirsutum isolate 1008001.06 chromosome A06, Gossypium_hirsutum_v2.1, whole genome shotgun sequence genome and includes:
- the LOC107937693 gene encoding taxadiene 5-alpha hydroxylase yields the protein MDSILTSITNPFSTLNPQLLSIILGASFAVFICFKFILLSPISGKKLPPGSLGYPFIGDSISFVKSQKQDKTQEWILNRVKKYGPVFKTSILGSKMVIMTGQVGNRFVFSGSADGVSFNQPTSVVKVLGKNSLFEMSGFRHKLIRGAIVNFLKPESIQRFASKMDSLVRQQLFKELQGKDSIKIVPLMKKITFNITCSILFGLPDGDLKDELLKDFTLTVKGVWAIPLDFPGTVFHTAIKARQRLCQKLSTMVRTRKKQEDEGNVDTEDDNIVSCLLALRDENGQPLLEDEIIDVFLSLIMASHDTTAILLTLFVRHLSRDPEVSSKVIEEQNEVLKAMKENGGKLAWSEIQMMKYTWRVAQELMRVNPPMLGSFRLVTKDITFDGYHIPKGWQIFWVAPGTHMDNNIFKDPEKFDPSRFESSSKAFPPYTYVPFGAGPRVCAGIEFARVETLLIIHHLVTKYSWTEMIPNEPIIWEPMPYPAMGLPIRLYPKN